One Tepidimicrobium xylanilyticum genomic window, AGGTAAAACTGGACAATTGGCAATAATAAAAGATTTAGGTTTGAAAGAGCCCTATGTAGGTTATTCTAATTTGCTTACTGGAGAAATAGCTGAAGACTTGGTCCATTATTTCTATCATTCTGAACAACAACCTTCAGCCATTAATTTAGGTGTATTAGTAGATAAAGATATATCGGTAAGGGCAGCTGGTGGTTATATTCTTCAAATTCTTCCAGATGTAGATAATAGGGATATAGATAGAGTAGAAGAAATAATAAGAAGAGCTAAGCCTATTTCCACCTTGATTGATGAAGGTTTGAATCCGGAAGAGATTATGGAAACTCTATTTGGAGAATTCAATATGAGGATATTAGAAAAGCAATCTATTGAGTTCAAATGTAACTGTAGTAAAGAACGTATAGAAGAAGTCTTATTAAGCTTAGGTAAAGAAGAGATAAGTAAAATGATTGAAGAGGATGAAAAGGCGGAGGTAGTATGCCATTTTTGCAATAGGAAATATAATTTCACTAAAGATGATTTAAGAAGGCTTATCAATTAATCCCTGTTTCCAATTGGAAGTGGGGATTTTTATGTTGACAATACTTAAACAATACTGTATACTATAATATGTGGCTTTAGTAACTTTGCCCAGATAGCTCAGTCGGTAGAGCAGAGGACTGAAAATCCTCGTGTCGGTGGTTCGATTCCGCCTCTGGGCACCAACAGGATTGATGAAATGTGCGGAAGTGGCTCAGTGGTAGAGCATCGCCTTGCCAAGGCGAGGGTCGCGGGTTCGAATCCCGTTTTCCGCTCCATATGGCGGCATAGCCAAGTGGTAAGGCAGAGGTCTGCAAAACCTTTATTCCCCAGTTCGAATCTGGGTGCCGCCTCCACAAACCTTCTATTAATGATAGAAGGTTTAATTTTTTTGTAAGAAGGTGGAGATATGAAAAATCCTTTTATACCGTTAGAAATGGCTAATACGGTCATAATAGATGGTAGCATTTCGGAAGAGATGAAGATGAATCTTCAGCGATTAGGTTTAAATATAATTCTGACTATACCTTGCAAGGATATTGCAGAGCCTATTTCCTATCATCCAGATATGGTAATCCACCCTATTAACCACAATACTTTAATTATTGCACCAAATGTTTTTGATTATTATGAAGACAAATTATCTAGATTGGGTATTAAAATTATAAAAGGTGAAACCAAATTAACTAAAGACTATCCAGGGGATATTGCATACAATGTAGGTAGGATAGGTGATTATGCGGTACATAATTTTAAATATACCGATGAGAAACTTAAATATTATCTGAAAAAAGAGAATGTGGAATTTATAGATATTAAACAAGGTTATGCAAAATGTTCTATGGCTATTGTGGATGATAGAGCTATTATAACAGCAGATTATCCTATTTATAGGGAACTTTGTAAACGAGGAATAAATGTTTTATTAATTCAACCAGGTTATGTAACTTTGAAAGGTTATTCTTATGGCTTTATAGGGGGAGCAACCGGAAATTTATCTAATGAAATTGTTATCATTTCCGGGAATTTGGATGGACATCCCGACAAGACCGTAATTATAAATTTTGTAAACAAATACAATAAAAAGATTTATTGGTTAAGTAACGAAAAGATTATAGATATTGGAACTATTATTACTCTTAATTGCCAATAGAGTAACTCTTTATGCAGTATATAGACCTTTTGAGGGAACATACTAGTAACAAGAAGGGAGTGAAAGAGTAGTGAAGATTCAGATAGCACTTAACAAGGATATAGATAAAGCAAGAGAAATAATAAATAATTTTTTTTCAGGTAAGAAGGTAAAATTAGAGGAAGTAGATTACCAATCTAGGCATATATTCCATATTATTCCTCCTAATAATAGGATTGGGAAAGATTTTTATGATGATATAACTAAACTTATATTGGACCTAATATTAAATATTTATTCAAAAGATATTATATATAAGCAGATTGGAACCAATTTCAAAAATTTAAATCCTAACGAAAAGAAACAGGTAGGCGAAATTTCAGAAAAGTTATTATTAAATGAAAGTAATTTTATAAT contains:
- the hslO gene encoding Hsp33 family molecular chaperone HslO, encoding MKDYVIRCIDEKGSIRLFVAITTKMVEEARITHNTSPTATAALGRVLTAAAMLGITMKGEKDTLTLKIKGDGPIGNIIAVANSRGQVKGYVDNPYADLLTRPDGKLDVGGIVGKTGQLAIIKDLGLKEPYVGYSNLLTGEIAEDLVHYFYHSEQQPSAINLGVLVDKDISVRAAGGYILQILPDVDNRDIDRVEEIIRRAKPISTLIDEGLNPEEIMETLFGEFNMRILEKQSIEFKCNCSKERIEEVLLSLGKEEISKMIEEDEKAEVVCHFCNRKYNFTKDDLRRLIN
- a CDS encoding DUF6873 family GME fold protein, with the translated sequence MKNPFIPLEMANTVIIDGSISEEMKMNLQRLGLNIILTIPCKDIAEPISYHPDMVIHPINHNTLIIAPNVFDYYEDKLSRLGIKIIKGETKLTKDYPGDIAYNVGRIGDYAVHNFKYTDEKLKYYLKKENVEFIDIKQGYAKCSMAIVDDRAIITADYPIYRELCKRGINVLLIQPGYVTLKGYSYGFIGGATGNLSNEIVIISGNLDGHPDKTVIINFVNKYNKKIYWLSNEKIIDIGTIITLNCQ